The following are encoded together in the Gordonia insulae genome:
- a CDS encoding helix-turn-helix domain-containing protein, producing MRQSILAGTDGTGGAGGIGDQRAAEITVDLPVPSTRAEVVASWQRVVDAGADADNHAPAHLSAPDVSDRRRDNPLGESAQRLQRVFVEATDDSDLMMGVFDADGVLLWRGGTPRWLTVADDLELVEGSRWDEESTATTAVSLVMSDHRATRLVGSEHYNSALHALYCAAAPIHHPRTGAMTGIVGLAGPIGSFQPSSTAFAVSMAALGEHEIAAAHTRSLADLRKNAGARLAGIRGPALLVDSDGWVADSRGCTAPDAVGAPAEGMHQFVPGIGACVASAVGRGWLLRPVGPASPIVAELDLRGEPSLTVAGDGDEWRTVLTRRHAQILLLLAEASESGLTSARLSRLIFGDTGHVVTVRAEMSRLRRAVGALLTSRPYRLAPGVTLHIATESTAAGDGRRFVSPADAPGPLDTDHGGKHRRLA from the coding sequence ATGCGCCAATCCATACTGGCAGGTACGGACGGCACGGGGGGCGCCGGCGGGATCGGTGACCAGCGCGCGGCCGAGATCACCGTCGACCTCCCGGTCCCGAGCACCCGGGCCGAGGTCGTCGCGTCCTGGCAACGCGTGGTCGATGCCGGGGCGGACGCGGACAACCACGCCCCCGCGCATCTCTCGGCGCCGGACGTCAGCGACCGCCGACGGGACAATCCCCTCGGGGAGAGTGCGCAGCGACTCCAGCGCGTCTTCGTGGAGGCCACCGACGACTCCGACCTGATGATGGGCGTCTTCGACGCCGACGGTGTCCTGCTGTGGCGTGGCGGGACCCCGCGTTGGCTGACCGTCGCCGACGACCTCGAACTCGTCGAGGGCAGCCGATGGGACGAGGAATCGACTGCGACCACCGCGGTCAGTCTGGTGATGTCGGATCATCGCGCAACCCGCCTGGTGGGTTCCGAGCATTACAACAGCGCGCTGCATGCGCTCTACTGCGCCGCCGCGCCGATCCATCATCCGCGGACCGGCGCGATGACGGGCATCGTCGGACTGGCCGGACCCATCGGGTCGTTCCAGCCGTCGTCGACGGCATTCGCGGTGAGCATGGCCGCGCTCGGCGAACACGAGATCGCCGCTGCGCACACCCGCTCGCTGGCCGATCTCCGCAAGAACGCAGGCGCTCGCCTGGCCGGGATCCGCGGGCCCGCGCTGCTCGTCGACAGCGACGGTTGGGTGGCCGACAGCCGGGGGTGCACCGCGCCGGACGCCGTGGGCGCGCCCGCCGAGGGGATGCATCAGTTCGTGCCCGGGATCGGCGCCTGCGTCGCCTCGGCGGTCGGCCGCGGATGGCTGCTCCGTCCGGTCGGACCCGCGAGTCCCATTGTCGCCGAACTCGATCTGCGCGGCGAGCCGTCCCTCACGGTGGCCGGCGACGGTGACGAATGGCGCACGGTGCTCACCCGTCGCCATGCCCAGATCCTCCTGCTGCTGGCCGAGGCGTCCGAATCCGGCCTCACCTCGGCACGGTTGAGCCGACTCATCTTCGGTGACACCGGACACGTCGTGACGGTCCGCGCGGAGATGTCCCGGCTGCGTCGCGCCGTCGGCGCCCTGCTGACCAGCCGGCCGTATCGCCTTGCCCCGGGCGTGACCCTGCACATCGCCACCGAGTCGACGGCGGCGGGCGACGGGCGCCGTTTCGTCAGTCCTGCCGATGCGCCAGGACCGCTTGATACAGATCACGGCGGGAAGCACCGCCGTCTCGCGTGA
- a CDS encoding dolichyl-phosphate-mannose--protein mannosyltransferase → MGTRPVPEIPAPLFGAPDRRRGFLVGLVITAVAALTRFWGLAHPTDQGTPVFDEKHYVPQGWQVLTGGNWIEDNPAYGLVVHPPVGKWLLAAGEAVFGYGPVGWRITPAIAGVAIVVLIYIAVRRLSRSTMVGAIAAVFAICDGVLFVQSRMGMLDIFQAVFVVAAITALIADRDQVRARMHRVYLEGRIHDSDFGPRLGFRWYRFTAGVMLGLACGTKWSGVYFVVFFALLAIGFDVAARKAYHVRRPWLGVLRRDLVPAGMSLAVMPIVIYFVSFIPWFTSETAVYRYEVGNQIGVGGPFAWVPGAWRSLWFYEAGILQFHAGLTNSAGNHHPWESKPWTWPMSLRPMLYAIENGPDQCGGGECIRAQMLIGSPALWWVALPMLAWGLWRWLVRRDWRYATVLTGYAAGLLPWFADLDRQMYFFYATVMAPFLVMGLALCCGDLLRAVAARARARPERRALGILVVAIYVGLVVANFIWLWPILTASPISPAQWHQQIWLPSWS, encoded by the coding sequence CTGGGTACCCGTCCCGTCCCGGAGATCCCGGCCCCGCTGTTCGGTGCGCCCGACCGGCGACGCGGATTCCTCGTCGGGCTGGTGATCACCGCGGTGGCCGCGCTGACGCGCTTCTGGGGTCTGGCGCATCCCACCGATCAGGGCACCCCGGTCTTCGACGAAAAGCACTATGTCCCGCAGGGGTGGCAGGTGCTGACCGGCGGCAACTGGATCGAGGACAATCCGGCCTACGGTTTGGTCGTCCACCCGCCGGTGGGCAAATGGCTGCTGGCCGCGGGCGAAGCGGTCTTCGGGTACGGCCCGGTCGGCTGGCGGATCACCCCGGCGATCGCCGGGGTGGCGATCGTGGTGTTGATCTACATCGCGGTACGGCGGTTGTCGCGCTCGACGATGGTCGGCGCGATCGCCGCCGTGTTCGCGATCTGCGACGGCGTGCTGTTCGTCCAGTCCCGGATGGGCATGCTCGACATCTTCCAGGCGGTCTTCGTGGTCGCCGCCATCACCGCCCTGATCGCCGATCGCGACCAGGTGCGGGCGCGGATGCACCGCGTCTATCTCGAAGGCCGCATCCACGACAGCGACTTCGGGCCACGGCTCGGTTTCCGGTGGTATCGGTTCACCGCCGGCGTGATGCTGGGCCTGGCGTGCGGCACCAAGTGGTCGGGCGTGTACTTCGTGGTCTTCTTCGCCCTGCTCGCCATCGGGTTCGACGTCGCGGCACGCAAGGCGTACCACGTCCGCCGGCCGTGGCTCGGTGTCCTGCGCCGGGACCTGGTCCCCGCCGGGATGAGCCTCGCGGTGATGCCGATCGTCATCTACTTCGTGAGCTTCATCCCGTGGTTCACCAGCGAGACCGCGGTCTACCGCTACGAGGTGGGCAACCAGATCGGCGTCGGCGGACCGTTCGCCTGGGTGCCCGGCGCGTGGCGGTCGCTCTGGTTCTACGAGGCGGGAATCCTGCAGTTCCACGCCGGACTGACGAACTCGGCGGGCAACCACCATCCGTGGGAGTCAAAACCCTGGACGTGGCCGATGAGTCTGCGGCCCATGCTGTATGCGATCGAGAACGGCCCCGATCAGTGTGGGGGCGGTGAATGCATCCGCGCGCAGATGCTGATCGGCTCACCCGCCCTGTGGTGGGTGGCGCTGCCGATGCTGGCGTGGGGTCTGTGGCGCTGGCTTGTCCGTCGCGATTGGCGCTACGCCACCGTGCTGACCGGCTACGCCGCGGGACTGCTCCCCTGGTTCGCCGACCTCGACCGCCAGATGTACTTCTTCTACGCGACCGTGATGGCGCCGTTCCTCGTGATGGGCCTGGCCTTGTGCTGCGGGGATCTCCTGCGCGCGGTGGCCGCGAGAGCGAGGGCACGTCCCGAAAGACGTGCCCTCGGCATCCTCGTGGTCGCGATCTACGTGGGACTCGTGGTGGCCAATTTCATCTGGCTGTGGCCGATCCTCACGGCGAGTCCGATTTCCCCGGCCCAGTGGCATCAGCAGATCTGGCTGCCGAGCTGGAGCTGA